A genomic segment from Spinacia oleracea cultivar Varoflay chromosome 3, BTI_SOV_V1, whole genome shotgun sequence encodes:
- the LOC130469710 gene encoding uncharacterized protein has translation MTLAEMKAAYEKAQAELAQERASTETLQKELDSVKSSRYQSRFKTGEKPRKLTFEMPDDFEDLTDDEEPQGEEDGSNPDPVTQRLNKMDARMTKHYSRLMKLMIKLPGAPTPVETEPTDGYAASPFCEAIARVTVPHTLRLPTWTTLYDGTSDPYRHVNFYKQRMWQIGIPYDLVEPVMCKSFGGTLDGAALEWLMNVAPGSISCLSDLINAFYQQTAIEAFKRGLIPNSELYREITKYPYATFEEVRSRATAQMRIEDDEVIRTASQRSTGGSSDRRSYTPRSSSWRHQPYNRQNQVQNVNQYDDTNNVYRNERVVYPPISEYGFNVDIGGVVNALQNVGGTVRWPNKSDRPDSMKDMSRWYDFHRDNGHTTEECISLKKEVAYLLKRGHLKDLLSDKGKETYNKDNNAQPSPAPSGNRSAPPMFEKVVNVISGGSDICGLTSSAAKKINRGESGAVKEGQTEDEVALDKSLAAMKITFDDSDSTDTQQEHHDGLVISLPIGNALIKRILIDNGSSANVLFLEALQEMGLQEKSIIRRSTVLVGFSGESLRTVGEISLPTYAEGVSVMTKFNVVDCPSAYNVILGRPWIHKMKAVPSTYHQSIKFPTKWGVMEIKGQQRDAKKCYETALKPSKSSI, from the exons ATGACGCTCGCAGAGATGAAAGCAGCCTACGAAAAGGCCCAAGCAGAGCTGGCCCAAGAAAGGGCATCCACTGAAACCTTGCAAAAAGAGCTCGATTCTGTGAAGAGCTCAAGATACCAGTCGCGTTTCAAGACTGGTGAGAAGCCGAGAAAGCTGACATTCGAGATGCCCGACGATTTCGAAGATCTGACCGACGACGAAGAGCCCCAAGGTGAGGAAGATGGATCGAACCCAGACCCGGTGACCCAGCGCCTGAACAAGATGGATGCTCGCATGACAAAGCATTACTCTCGCCTGATGAAGCTAATGATCAAGCTACCCGGAGCACCCACACCAGTAGAGACCGAACCAACCGACGGGTATGCGGCATCACCATTCTGTGAAGCAATCGCCAGAGTAACGGTTCCACACACACTTCGACTCCCTACCTGGACCACCCTGTATGATGGAACGTCTGATCCTTACCGACACGTCAACTTCTACAAGCAGCGCATGTGGCAGATCGGAATCCCATACGATCTAGTCGAGCCTGTCATGTGCAAGTCGTTCGGCGGTACCCTCGATGGAGCAGCTCTGGAATGGCTCATGAACGTCGCCCCCGGATCCATCTCTTGCCTGTCCGACCTAATCAACGCTTTTTATCAACA GACAGCTATCGAGGCATTCAAAAGAGGTCTCATCCCCAACTCGGAGTTGTACCGGGAAATAACCAAGTACCCCTATGCAACCTTCGAGGAGGTGCGATCAAGAGCCACCGCCCAAATGCGGATTGAAGACGACGAGGTCATCCGAACGGCGTCCCAACGCTCAACAGGGGGCAGCAGCGACAGGAGATCGTACACCCCAAGGAGTAGCAGCTGGCGACACCAGCCGTATAACCGGCAGAACCAGGTACAAAATGTCAATCAATACGATGACACTAACAATGTTTACAGGAATGAACGGGTCGTTTATCCCCCCATCTCCGAGTATGGCTTCAACGTCGACATCGGAGGCGTGGTAAACGCCCTTCAAAATGTAGGTGGTACCGTCAGATGGCCTAACAAGAGCGACAGACCAGACTCCATGAAGGACATGAGCAGGTGGTACGACTTCCACCGCGACAATGGCCACACAACCGAGGAATGCATCTCCCTCAAAAAGGAGGTAGCGTATCTATTGAAAAGAGGCCACCTGAAGGATCTGCTGAGCGACAAAGGAAAGGAGACGTACAACAAGGACAACAACGCCCAACCCAGCCCAGCACCAAGCGGCAACCGATCGGCCCCGCCCATGTTCGAAAAAGTGGTAAATGTTATTTCTGGTGGTTCAGATATATGTGGACTAACTtcttctgcagctaaaaaaATCAACAGAGGCGAATCTGGAGCCGTCAAAGAGGGGCAGACCGAAGATGAAGTAGCACTAGACAAGTCATTAGCAGCGATGAAAATAACCTTCGACGATTCAGATTCAACCGACACACAACAGGAACACCACGACGGGCTAGTCATATCGCTCCCAATAGGCAACGCTCTCATCAAAAGGATACTGATCGACAACGGCAGTTCAGCAAACGTACTGTTCTTAGAGGCTCTGCAAGAAATGGGACTACAAGAAAAGAGTATAATTAGAAGGTCGACAGTCTTAGTAGGATTCAGTGGAGAGTCGCTACGAACAGTAGGGGAGATATCGCTGCCTACGTACGCAGAAGGTGTTAGTGTGATGACCAAGTTCAACGTCGTCGACTGCCCATCAGCATACAACGTCATTCTAGGACgaccatggatccacaaaatgaaaGCAGTGCCATCGACATACCACCAGTCAATCAAGTTCCCAACCAAATGGGGAgtcatggaaatcaaaggacAACAAAGGGACGCAAAGAAATGTTATGAAACGGCGCTGAAACCATCAAAGTCATccatctag